A part of Pseudobdellovibrionaceae bacterium genomic DNA contains:
- a CDS encoding cytochrome c oxidase subunit 3 family protein encodes MTAHKHAHHFKDADHEFSASKMGVWLFLCTEIVMFGVLFVAYFLYHHQYPATFAEGATFLDWRMGALNTVVLLLSSFTMAISIHFCQKNDSKKAVLNLALTLVLAAVFMVVKYLEYSHKFHLGLYPGQFFSYQGAESANLALYFSFYFLMTGLHGLHILIGMGVITWVLIRARRGDFNSKYYTPVEGVGLFWHVIDLIWIFLFPLLYLVG; translated from the coding sequence ATGACCGCCCATAAGCATGCACATCACTTTAAAGATGCTGACCACGAATTTTCTGCTAGTAAAATGGGAGTGTGGTTATTTTTATGTACAGAAATAGTAATGTTTGGCGTGTTGTTTGTGGCGTATTTTTTATACCATCACCAATACCCAGCCACTTTTGCTGAAGGGGCAACATTTTTAGACTGGCGAATGGGCGCACTAAATACCGTAGTTTTACTATTAAGTTCGTTTACCATGGCTATAAGTATTCATTTTTGCCAAAAAAATGATTCAAAAAAAGCGGTGCTAAACTTAGCACTCACTTTGGTTTTGGCTGCGGTGTTTATGGTAGTAAAGTACCTCGAATATAGTCATAAGTTTCATTTAGGTTTGTACCCAGGTCAGTTTTTTTCTTACCAAGGGGCAGAGTCGGCAAACTTAGCTTTGTATTTTTCTTTTTACTTTTTAATGACAGGGCTGCACGGTTTACACATTTTAATTGGAATGGGAGTGATTACTTGGGTTTTAATAAGGGCTAGGCGAGGGGATTTTAATTCTAAATATTATACTCCCGTAGAAGGAGTCGGTTTGTTTTGGCATGTTATTGACCTAATTTGGATTTTTTTATTTCCCTTATTATATTTGGTAGGTTAA
- a CDS encoding DUF1402 family protein, producing MKLLLCLFFWLFIPFKGSAAVKKVDFSYLIPAQQPSIDQVCRLDTENCDKLSRPVNKEALFLIQKHKAWILYLGHKYKVQPTLIASIFLAEQSLIFGLYDVLQNILASWNIEITSSVGPLQVSALAVRISENLLSKLDHRKPVSKKVLQKKLLNIKSALYYATGYLLHIQNVYKKQGLDISNSFGLIGTLYTLGSVQKRAKQTKKLNRPMRVSYYGYFIEKNKSTVQKILYP from the coding sequence ATGAAACTTTTACTCTGCTTATTTTTTTGGCTTTTTATTCCTTTTAAGGGGAGTGCTGCTGTTAAAAAGGTGGATTTTAGTTATTTAATTCCCGCTCAACAACCCTCCATAGATCAGGTGTGTCGCTTAGATACTGAAAATTGTGATAAATTATCCAGACCTGTTAATAAAGAGGCTTTATTTTTAATTCAAAAACATAAAGCCTGGATTTTATATTTGGGACATAAATACAAAGTGCAGCCTACTTTAATTGCTAGTATTTTTTTAGCAGAACAAAGTTTAATATTTGGCCTTTATGATGTACTTCAAAATATACTTGCCTCTTGGAATATAGAAATAACTTCTAGCGTAGGCCCATTACAAGTAAGTGCTTTGGCTGTGCGAATTTCAGAAAACTTGTTATCTAAATTAGATCATCGTAAACCTGTATCTAAAAAAGTTTTGCAAAAAAAACTTTTAAATATAAAAAGCGCTTTGTATTACGCCACTGGCTACTTATTACATATACAAAATGTTTACAAAAAACAGGGTTTAGATATTTCTAATAGCTTTGGCCTAATAGGAACCCTATACACACTGGGAAGCGTTCAAAAAAGAGCAAAACAAACTAAAAAATTAAATCGCCCAATGAGAGTAAGTTACTATGGCTATTTTATAGAAAAAAATAAATCCACAGTACAAAAAATTTTATATCCTTAA
- a CDS encoding carboxylesterase codes for MTHYPSPLIIQPQAEHKYTVIWLHGLGANANDFFNLAPRLKFKNKPHTKFIFPNASEQKVSINGFAIMPSWYDIYNLDNTKNINLEDLKNSSLYVKGFIDKEVSSATNEDHIILAGFSQGGVVALHTALSGVLAHSVKSVLALSTYHPDVDLLKPSTAKTPSICFMHGTQDTIIPIKLAKETCVKIEQLNYKPQFTSYPMAHEVCLEQIKDINTFFSMQCN; via the coding sequence ATGACCCACTACCCCTCTCCATTAATTATACAACCTCAGGCAGAGCATAAATATACTGTAATTTGGCTACATGGTTTAGGAGCTAATGCTAATGATTTTTTTAACTTAGCCCCGCGACTAAAATTTAAAAATAAACCACATACAAAATTTATTTTTCCAAACGCTTCTGAACAAAAGGTAAGCATTAACGGCTTTGCCATTATGCCTTCGTGGTATGACATTTATAACTTAGACAATACAAAAAATATTAACCTAGAGGATTTAAAAAATTCTAGCCTTTATGTTAAAGGTTTTATAGATAAAGAGGTAAGCAGTGCCACCAATGAAGATCATATTATTTTAGCAGGCTTTTCGCAGGGAGGTGTGGTGGCCCTTCATACTGCCTTAAGCGGCGTGCTTGCGCACTCTGTAAAAAGTGTACTCGCTTTATCTACCTACCACCCCGATGTGGATTTACTAAAACCCTCCACTGCAAAAACACCATCCATCTGTTTTATGCACGGAACTCAAGATACTATCATTCCCATAAAGCTGGCTAAAGAAACTTGTGTCAAAATAGAACAGTTAAATTACAAACCGCAATTTACTTCTTACCCCATGGCTCACGAAGTTTGCCTAGAACAAATTAAGGACATCAATACTTTTTTTTCTATGCAGTGTAATTAA
- the serS gene encoding serine--tRNA ligase translates to MLDLKLFENNEKDQNIKKYEANLKNRNFSVQEFDNLLKLNERRKQLIFTVDTKKSLQKTQSAELRKVTAKEKDVLLKKLQSIKAEIHSYETELASLQEEFTSLSLSLPNLCDDSVPKGKGEEQNKEVSTYGTIPQFSFSSKEHWNLGEELDILDFDRAAKVTGSRFVFLKGAGAKLERALINFMMDIHSKEHGYKELIPPFLVNSNSLIGTGQFPKFTEDVFSIVGQDLKLVPTAEVPVTNFYAKEVLKEQDLPLSFVAYSPCFRSEAGSYGKDTKGLIRQHQFNKVELVSFVKPENSLQAHEKLTAHAENILKRLELPYRKVLLCTGDTSFSAKKCFDLEVWLPGQKQYREISSCSNFGDFQARRASIRFRRAQGGKLEFVHTLNGSGLAIGRTLLAILENYQQEDGSIKIPSALINYMGGMTHISNP, encoded by the coding sequence ATGCTAGATTTAAAACTTTTTGAAAATAACGAAAAAGATCAAAATATTAAAAAGTACGAAGCTAATTTAAAAAATAGAAATTTTTCTGTTCAAGAATTTGATAATTTACTAAAGCTAAACGAACGGCGAAAGCAGCTTATTTTTACTGTTGATACTAAAAAGTCTTTACAAAAAACTCAGTCCGCAGAACTTAGAAAAGTAACCGCAAAAGAAAAAGATGTTTTGCTAAAAAAATTACAAAGCATAAAAGCAGAAATTCATTCTTACGAAACCGAGCTGGCCTCCTTGCAAGAAGAATTTACTTCCTTAAGCCTAAGCCTTCCTAATTTGTGCGATGATAGTGTTCCCAAAGGAAAGGGAGAAGAGCAAAACAAAGAAGTATCCACTTATGGAACTATTCCTCAATTTTCTTTTTCTTCAAAAGAGCACTGGAACTTAGGAGAAGAGTTAGATATTTTAGATTTTGACAGAGCTGCAAAAGTTACCGGCTCTCGTTTTGTTTTTTTAAAAGGCGCCGGAGCAAAACTAGAACGAGCACTTATTAATTTTATGATGGACATACATAGCAAAGAACATGGCTATAAAGAACTTATTCCTCCTTTTTTAGTAAATAGTAATAGCCTAATCGGCACAGGCCAGTTTCCAAAATTTACCGAAGATGTTTTTAGTATAGTTGGGCAAGATTTAAAATTAGTGCCCACCGCAGAGGTTCCTGTTACTAACTTTTATGCAAAAGAAGTTTTAAAAGAGCAAGACCTTCCCCTTTCTTTTGTAGCCTATAGCCCTTGTTTTCGCTCCGAAGCTGGGTCTTATGGTAAAGACACAAAAGGTTTAATAAGGCAGCACCAGTTTAATAAAGTCGAACTAGTTAGTTTTGTAAAACCCGAAAACTCCCTACAAGCCCATGAAAAACTAACTGCACATGCAGAAAATATTTTAAAAAGACTAGAACTTCCTTATAGAAAAGTATTGCTTTGCACAGGCGACACTAGTTTTTCTGCAAAAAAATGTTTTGACCTAGAGGTGTGGTTACCTGGACAAAAACAATATAGAGAAATTAGTTCTTGCTCTAACTTTGGAGATTTTCAAGCTCGTCGTGCCAGCATTCGCTTTCGCAGAGCCCAAGGAGGAAAGCTTGAGTTTGTTCACACCTTAAACGGATCAGGCCTAGCCATTGGACGAACTCTTCTTGCGATTTTAGAAAACTATCAACAAGAAGACGGAAGCATAAAAATTCCATCAGCACTTATTAATTACATGGGTGGCATGACCCACATAAGCAATCCATAA